Proteins co-encoded in one Deinococcus aerius genomic window:
- a CDS encoding YncE family protein → MTRPHRRQAWLLCGLLGLSGAAAAPTVYVENVTDSAIIALDGASGQVMGRVPIPGTPHGLISDPQRQRLFVVGGETGTVSVIDAARLRVLRTLRVGAGVRGLAVSPDGRRLYVTRAGPRTLTVFRTDTWQVERTVRLAQVPEHVLVGPGAAWLLVTSTSMAGSLPGARLSGSVTLLDGSTLKVRNTWMLGGRPYRAALSPDGRRAALTELDGERIDLLNTAPFAVAASYPVGMVPEQLAFRTGQELWVSNLSGTAVTVLDVSSGNSVNVGTGDGPYGLGISADGRDVFVSNMREGTVVRIDALTRRVTARYRLGGELHALVVGR, encoded by the coding sequence ATGACCCGGCCACACCGCAGGCAGGCCTGGCTTCTCTGCGGCCTGCTCGGACTGTCCGGCGCCGCTGCCGCGCCCACCGTGTACGTCGAGAACGTGACGGATTCCGCCATCATCGCGCTGGACGGTGCGAGCGGACAGGTGATGGGACGGGTGCCCATTCCCGGCACCCCGCACGGCCTGATTTCCGACCCGCAGCGGCAACGGCTGTTCGTGGTGGGCGGGGAGACGGGCACGGTGAGCGTGATCGACGCGGCGCGGCTGCGCGTCCTGCGAACGCTGCGGGTGGGGGCGGGGGTGCGCGGCCTGGCCGTCTCCCCGGACGGACGGCGCCTCTACGTGACCCGCGCGGGGCCGCGCACCCTCACGGTGTTCCGCACCGACACCTGGCAGGTGGAGCGCACCGTCCGGCTCGCGCAGGTTCCTGAACACGTCCTGGTGGGTCCGGGGGCGGCCTGGCTGCTTGTCACCAGCACGAGCATGGCCGGGAGCCTCCCCGGCGCGCGCCTGTCCGGCAGCGTGACCCTGCTGGACGGTTCCACCCTGAAGGTCAGGAACACCTGGATGCTGGGGGGTCGGCCCTACCGTGCCGCCCTCTCGCCGGACGGGCGCCGCGCGGCCCTCACCGAGCTCGACGGGGAACGGATCGACCTGTTGAACACGGCGCCCTTCGCCGTGGCCGCCAGCTACCCGGTCGGCATGGTGCCCGAGCAACTCGCCTTCCGCACCGGGCAGGAGCTGTGGGTCAGCAACCTCAGCGGGACGGCCGTCACGGTGCTGGACGTGTCCAGCGGGAACTCGGTCAACGTGGGGACGGGTGACGGGCCATATGGCCTCGGGATCAGCGCGGACGGGCGCGACGTCTTCGTGAGCAACATGCGGGAGGGCACCGTCGTGAGAATCGACGCGCTGACCCGCCGCGTCACCGCGCGCTACCGGCTCGGCGGGGAACTGCATGCCCTGGTGGTGGGACGTTGA
- a CDS encoding cation transporter codes for MHTTQRLTIPIDGLGCGGALRAEGVLSRLPGVIRAYVNPATEMGYVEYDPGQFDLSHLRSALARAGFEAGPPSIR; via the coding sequence ATGCACACCACCCAGCGCCTGACCATTCCCATTGACGGGCTCGGGTGCGGTGGGGCCCTGCGGGCGGAGGGCGTTCTGTCCCGGCTGCCGGGTGTCATCCGGGCCTATGTCAACCCCGCCACCGAGATGGGGTATGTGGAGTATGACCCGGGCCAGTTCGACCTCTCGCACCTGCGTTCCGCACTGGCCCGGGCCGGCTTCGAGGCAGGCCCGCCCAGCATCCGGTGA
- a CDS encoding response regulator transcription factor has translation MERILVIDDDGGVTAALKRGLTFEGYAVEVAASGESGLRLLRGQTPDLVILDVMMPGVDGLEVLRRLRAAGDDTPVLLLTARDEDRDQIAGLEAGADDYVVKPFTFDVLLARVRTLLRRRRTERPTVLRCADLTLEVEGHVVRRGGRVVPLTHLEFRLLRELLEGQGRVLSKQRLLDRVWDKSYFGDVNVVEVCVKQLRHKLEEPGEERLIHTVRGAGYVLRRE, from the coding sequence ATGGAACGCATCCTGGTGATTGATGACGACGGGGGGGTCACGGCGGCCCTCAAGCGGGGCCTCACCTTCGAGGGGTACGCCGTGGAGGTGGCCGCGTCGGGCGAGTCGGGCCTCCGCCTCCTGCGGGGCCAGACCCCTGACCTGGTGATCCTCGACGTGATGATGCCGGGGGTGGACGGGCTGGAGGTGCTGCGCCGGCTGCGCGCCGCCGGGGATGACACCCCCGTGCTGCTGCTGACTGCGCGCGACGAGGACCGGGACCAGATCGCGGGGCTGGAGGCGGGGGCCGACGACTACGTCGTGAAGCCCTTTACCTTCGACGTGCTGCTCGCGCGGGTGCGGACCCTCCTGCGCCGCCGCCGGACAGAGCGCCCCACGGTCCTGCGCTGTGCCGACCTGACGCTGGAGGTCGAGGGGCACGTGGTCCGCCGGGGGGGGCGGGTCGTGCCGCTCACCCACCTCGAGTTCAGGCTGTTGCGGGAGCTGCTGGAAGGCCAGGGCCGGGTGCTGTCCAAGCAGCGGCTGCTCGACCGGGTGTGGGACAAGTCGTATTTCGGAGACGTGAACGTCGTGGAGGTATGCGTGAAGCAGTTGCGCCACAAGCTGGAGGAACCCGGGGAAGAGCGCCTGATCCACACCGTGCGCGGCGCCGGGTACGTGCTGCGCCGGGAGTGA
- a CDS encoding sensor histidine kinase produces the protein MPLRWRLALVYGLGCALALFASGLLSYAFHTRSHYDELDRVLVDRALHLAAEVRQAGTRVNTDLQAGGLPVLSGVYGPDGRVRRRSAAAPALVQASPPQVLAAPAGPAYAGVVALFPRLTPPPPHPAGGAFGLLVGEQRWRVFVLPVRAGGTALGYVETLTPLGLLDRSVARLRTVLLGVGTLCLLGALAATWFTAGRLLRPLEAMTAAAREIARSREPTARVAPPPHDDEVGELARTFNTMLESLEESAQTQRRFIADASHELRAPLTVVRANLDLLRRYPDMPEAERADVVREAERESERMTRLVGQLLTLARGDAGLGIRRGQVVLEALVRETVQEAQHLARGQRLALGPVDAATVEGDGDRLKQLLLILLDNAVHYTPPGGQVNVTLRRDGPAARLTVSDTGVGIAGPDLPRVFERFYRGAPARTHHPGGSGLGLPIARWIAEQHGGSLRLASRPGVGTQVTFELPVAPGTGPGGR, from the coding sequence TTGCCCCTGCGCTGGCGCCTGGCGCTGGTGTACGGCCTCGGCTGCGCCCTGGCCCTGTTCGCCTCGGGCCTCCTCAGCTACGCCTTTCACACCCGCAGCCATTACGATGAACTCGACCGCGTCCTGGTGGACCGCGCGCTGCACCTGGCGGCCGAGGTGCGGCAGGCAGGAACGCGGGTGAACACCGATCTTCAGGCTGGGGGCCTCCCGGTCCTGTCCGGCGTGTATGGCCCCGACGGGCGGGTGCGGCGCCGGAGCGCGGCGGCCCCGGCCTTGGTGCAGGCGTCCCCGCCCCAGGTGCTCGCCGCGCCCGCCGGACCCGCCTACGCCGGCGTGGTGGCGCTGTTTCCCCGGCTGACGCCGCCCCCGCCGCACCCGGCCGGGGGTGCGTTCGGGCTGCTGGTCGGGGAGCAGCGCTGGCGGGTCTTCGTGCTGCCCGTGCGCGCGGGGGGCACGGCGCTCGGCTATGTCGAGACCCTCACCCCGCTGGGACTGCTGGACCGTTCGGTCGCCCGGCTGAGAACGGTGCTGCTCGGGGTGGGCACGCTGTGCCTGCTCGGCGCGCTGGCCGCGACCTGGTTCACCGCGGGGCGGCTGCTGCGGCCCCTGGAGGCCATGACGGCGGCCGCCCGCGAGATCGCCCGCTCGCGGGAGCCGACGGCGCGGGTGGCACCGCCACCCCACGACGACGAGGTCGGCGAGCTGGCGCGGACCTTCAACACCATGCTGGAGAGCCTGGAGGAGTCGGCGCAGACCCAGCGCCGCTTTATCGCGGACGCCTCCCACGAGTTGCGGGCCCCCCTGACGGTCGTCCGGGCCAACCTGGACCTGTTGCGGCGCTACCCGGACATGCCGGAGGCGGAGCGTGCGGACGTCGTGCGGGAAGCCGAGCGGGAGAGCGAGCGCATGACCCGCCTCGTCGGCCAGTTGTTGACCCTGGCGCGCGGGGACGCGGGCCTGGGCATCCGGCGGGGACAGGTCGTGCTGGAGGCGCTGGTCCGCGAGACGGTCCAGGAGGCGCAACACCTGGCACGCGGGCAGCGGCTGGCGCTCGGGCCCGTCGACGCGGCGACCGTGGAGGGGGACGGGGACCGGCTCAAGCAACTCCTGCTCATCCTGCTGGACAACGCGGTGCACTACACCCCGCCGGGAGGGCAAGTCAACGTCACGCTACGGCGTGACGGCCCGGCGGCGAGGCTGACGGTAAGCGACACGGGCGTCGGCATCGCCGGGCCGGACCTGCCGCGGGTGTTCGAGCGCTTCTACCGGGGCGCCCCGGCCCGCACCCACCACCCGGGGGGCAGCGGCCTGGGCCTTCCGATCGCCCGCTGGATCGCCGAGCAGCACGGCGGCAGCCTGCGGCTGGCAAGCCGGCCGGGCGTGGGGACCCAGGTCACCTTCGAACTGCCCGTCGCGCCGGGGACCGGACCCGGCGGCCGTTAG
- a CDS encoding family 1 glycosylhydrolase: protein MTHFLFATGIENSAPTLQGGRVRVDQMRDCGHDEHYELDFDLAVELGVNALRYGPPLHRSFVGPGRYDWSFADATFRALRRRGLTVIADLCHFGVPDWIGSFQNPDFPELFAGYAGAFARRYPWVQLYTPVNEMYICALFSGKYGWWNEGLTTDRGFVTALKHLVRANVLAMRTILEVRPDALFMQSESTEHFHARVPEVLAQEAFLNELRFLSLDLNYGRDVSASMLEYLLDHGLTRQEYAFFRAQRLTPHCVMGNDYYVTNEHCVFPDGRLEPSGDMFGYALITREYHRRYRLPVMHTETNAPQGRRGTEAADWLTKQWANVLKIRNDGVPVVGFTWYSLTDQVDWDTALRERNLRPYPVGLYDLDRRIRPVGTAYRELITAWRDVLPAQSVALTLPLTPAPTNPSCSPPPR, encoded by the coding sequence ATGACCCATTTCCTGTTCGCCACCGGCATCGAGAACAGCGCGCCCACCCTCCAGGGCGGGCGCGTGCGGGTGGACCAGATGCGCGACTGCGGGCACGACGAGCACTACGAGCTGGACTTCGACCTGGCCGTGGAGCTCGGGGTGAACGCCCTGCGGTACGGGCCGCCCCTGCACCGGTCCTTCGTCGGCCCCGGGCGGTACGACTGGTCCTTCGCGGACGCCACCTTCCGGGCGCTGCGGCGGCGGGGGCTCACGGTCATCGCGGACCTCTGCCACTTCGGGGTGCCGGACTGGATCGGGAGCTTCCAGAACCCGGACTTTCCGGAACTGTTTGCCGGGTACGCGGGGGCGTTCGCCCGGCGTTACCCCTGGGTGCAGCTCTACACCCCGGTCAACGAGATGTACATCTGCGCCCTGTTCAGCGGGAAGTACGGCTGGTGGAACGAGGGGCTCACGACAGATCGGGGGTTCGTCACGGCGCTCAAACACTTGGTGAGGGCGAACGTCCTCGCCATGCGGACGATCCTGGAGGTGCGCCCGGACGCGCTGTTCATGCAGAGCGAGTCGACGGAGCACTTCCATGCCCGCGTGCCGGAGGTGCTGGCGCAGGAGGCCTTTCTCAACGAGCTGCGGTTCCTGTCGCTGGACCTGAACTACGGGCGGGACGTGAGCGCCAGCATGCTGGAGTACCTGCTGGATCACGGCCTAACCCGGCAGGAGTACGCCTTTTTCCGGGCGCAGCGGCTCACGCCGCACTGCGTGATGGGCAACGACTACTACGTCACCAACGAACACTGCGTGTTCCCGGACGGCCGCCTGGAACCCTCCGGGGACATGTTCGGGTATGCCCTGATCACCCGTGAGTATCACCGGCGCTACCGGCTGCCGGTGATGCACACCGAGACCAACGCGCCCCAGGGCCGCCGCGGGACGGAAGCGGCGGACTGGCTCACCAAGCAGTGGGCCAACGTCCTCAAGATCCGCAACGACGGGGTCCCGGTGGTGGGCTTCACGTGGTACTCGCTGACGGATCAGGTGGACTGGGACACGGCGCTGCGGGAGCGGAACCTGCGCCCCTACCCGGTGGGCCTGTACGACCTGGACCGCCGTATCCGGCCGGTCGGCACCGCGTACCGCGAGCTGATAACGGCGTGGCGGGACGTGTTGCCAGCCCAGAGCGTCGCCCTCACCCTGCCGCTGACGCCCGCGCCTACGAATCCGTCCTGCTCCCCACCGCCCCGGTGA
- a CDS encoding DUF2933 domain-containing protein — MRHLLRTAGGLVFLAFLGIAGFFLVTEHTAHVFGALPLVLVLLCPLMHLWMHGHGGQGHAGPGADLQDGSSRGGDAR, encoded by the coding sequence ATGAGACACCTGCTGCGCACGGCCGGGGGCCTGGTCTTCCTGGCCTTTCTGGGAATCGCGGGCTTTTTCCTCGTCACGGAGCACACGGCCCATGTGTTCGGGGCGCTGCCCCTCGTGCTGGTCCTGCTGTGTCCGCTGATGCACCTCTGGATGCATGGGCATGGGGGACAGGGCCACGCGGGTCCGGGCGCGGACCTGCAAGACGGTTCCTCCCGGGGAGGGGATGCGCGGTGA
- a CDS encoding multicopper oxidase family protein, which translates to MNDRNGSDRSVGPSGPVGMEDMGSPPRVGRPQMTAVTVLTLLALAGGVLLSARYGDLGMRASAMQNGTMPGMTVGGSGQATPVSQLPDTPVQTPTKMGSLVMPPGMIMTASTPMEAMADMAAVDLGKVSSTAPPNARGDQPLTPRVENGVKVFQLETSLIRWNILPGTQVAAYAVNRQVPGPRLRLTEGDRVRIIVKNTLPEPTTLHWHGLVVPNAMDGAADVTQPPIPPGGSFTYEFTVRQVGTYFYHSHTAVDRQEGLGLYGALIVDPRDRAGEPRADAEYTLQLQEWTFKDGYTFPAMLMEGLLPNFFTINGKAYPATDTIRMKIGQTVRLRFIGSNNNFIHPMHVHGGPFEVVARDGETLAPSARFRADTINVGPGQRYDVIWTAREKGTWLIHCHIPHHLTNDNVEVQGGGGLTMAIVVS; encoded by the coding sequence ATGAACGACCGCAACGGCAGTGACCGCAGCGTGGGGCCATCCGGCCCGGTGGGCATGGAGGACATGGGGAGCCCGCCCCGGGTCGGCAGGCCGCAGATGACTGCCGTCACCGTCCTGACGCTGCTCGCCCTGGCGGGAGGCGTGCTGCTCTCGGCCCGGTATGGCGACCTCGGCATGAGGGCCAGCGCCATGCAGAATGGGACGATGCCCGGCATGACCGTGGGAGGAAGCGGCCAGGCCACGCCGGTGTCGCAGCTTCCCGACACGCCCGTCCAGACGCCGACCAAGATGGGCAGCCTGGTGATGCCGCCCGGCATGATCATGACCGCCAGCACGCCGATGGAGGCGATGGCCGACATGGCGGCCGTGGACCTGGGCAAGGTCAGCTCCACCGCCCCCCCGAACGCGCGTGGCGATCAGCCGCTCACGCCCCGGGTCGAGAACGGCGTGAAGGTGTTTCAGCTCGAAACCTCGCTGATCCGCTGGAACATCCTGCCCGGAACGCAGGTCGCGGCCTACGCCGTGAACCGGCAGGTCCCGGGGCCGCGCCTGCGCCTCACCGAGGGAGACCGTGTCCGCATCATCGTGAAGAACACCCTGCCCGAGCCCACCACCCTCCACTGGCACGGCCTGGTGGTGCCCAATGCGATGGACGGTGCGGCGGACGTCACCCAGCCGCCCATTCCCCCGGGCGGGAGCTTCACCTACGAGTTCACGGTGAGGCAGGTCGGGACCTACTTCTACCACTCACACACCGCGGTGGATCGCCAGGAGGGCCTGGGGCTCTACGGGGCGCTGATCGTTGATCCCAGGGACCGGGCGGGCGAGCCGCGGGCAGACGCCGAATACACCCTGCAGTTGCAGGAGTGGACCTTCAAGGACGGCTACACCTTTCCCGCCATGCTCATGGAGGGCCTGCTGCCGAACTTCTTCACCATCAACGGCAAGGCCTATCCCGCCACCGACACCATCCGGATGAAGATCGGCCAGACGGTGAGGCTGCGCTTTATTGGCAGCAACAACAACTTCATCCACCCCATGCATGTCCACGGCGGGCCATTCGAGGTCGTGGCCCGCGACGGCGAGACCCTGGCCCCCTCGGCCCGCTTCCGGGCCGACACCATCAACGTCGGGCCGGGGCAACGCTACGACGTGATCTGGACGGCGCGCGAGAAGGGCACCTGGCTGATTCACTGCCACATCCCCCACCACCTCACCAATGACAACGTGGAGGTCCAGGGGGGTGGCGGCCTCACGATGGCCATCGTCGTGAGCTGA
- a CDS encoding DUF4396 domain-containing protein yields the protein MVDLDTVLRVWFVLAALTTLYVAWDAFANNPEMKVMKWGWVFVTAYTGPVGAALYVLSCQAPVAGQHPEFIRPLWKQGLGSAIHCLAGDATGIILAAAVTGLLGWPMGFDLLAEYVFGFLFSLLIFQALFMRNMLGGSYLAALRRSLLPEFLSMNVMMAGMAPVMVLLMSRDMAAMEPTSLRFWGVMSLAAVVGLAFAYPINVWLVSVRSKEGMGTVLALGRGGHSLTAERHLAAARAERPLAPVPPASPSMKGMES from the coding sequence GTGGTTGACCTCGACACCGTGTTGCGGGTCTGGTTCGTCCTGGCCGCCCTCACCACGCTGTACGTGGCCTGGGACGCCTTTGCCAACAATCCCGAGATGAAGGTCATGAAGTGGGGGTGGGTGTTTGTCACGGCGTACACCGGACCGGTCGGCGCGGCGCTGTACGTGCTGTCCTGTCAGGCCCCTGTCGCCGGGCAGCACCCGGAGTTCATCCGTCCCCTGTGGAAGCAGGGCCTGGGGTCCGCCATCCACTGCCTGGCGGGGGACGCCACCGGCATCATCCTGGCCGCCGCTGTCACCGGGCTGCTGGGGTGGCCGATGGGGTTCGACCTGCTGGCGGAGTACGTCTTCGGCTTTCTGTTCAGCCTGCTGATCTTCCAGGCGCTGTTCATGCGGAACATGCTGGGCGGCTCGTACCTGGCGGCGCTGCGCCGCAGCCTGCTGCCCGAGTTCCTGTCGATGAACGTGATGATGGCAGGCATGGCACCGGTGATGGTCCTGCTGATGAGCCGGGACATGGCCGCGATGGAACCTACCTCGCTGCGTTTCTGGGGCGTGATGTCGCTTGCGGCGGTCGTGGGGCTGGCCTTCGCCTATCCCATCAACGTCTGGCTGGTGAGCGTCCGTTCCAAGGAAGGGATGGGGACCGTCCTGGCCCTCGGGCGGGGCGGCCACAGCCTGACGGCCGAGCGTCACCTCGCTGCCGCCCGTGCGGAACGGCCCCTGGCCCCCGTGCCTCCCGCCAGCCCCAGCATGAAAGGAATGGAATCATGA
- a CDS encoding methyltransferase family protein, translating into MTDTPAYGLWVLVAFNTVVFALFALSFARPRSPRDWRAFSAFTAFLVALFTEMYGFPLTLYLLSGWLQRRYPDLNVFSHDAGHLWWAMLGQRGDPHLGLPHLLSYLLIGGGFWLVAAAWDVLYRAQREGRVATSGPYARVRHPQYASFILILLGFLVQWPTLLTLLMFPVLVVMYLRLARREEAEARQVFGEAYARYAATTPAFFPALRRPGQTGRAGRPG; encoded by the coding sequence GTGACGGACACGCCCGCCTACGGCCTGTGGGTCCTGGTTGCCTTCAACACCGTGGTGTTCGCGCTCTTCGCGCTGAGTTTCGCGCGGCCCAGAAGCCCGCGCGACTGGCGCGCGTTCTCCGCCTTCACGGCGTTCCTGGTTGCGCTGTTCACCGAGATGTACGGCTTCCCGCTGACCCTCTACCTGCTGTCCGGCTGGTTGCAGCGCCGGTATCCCGACCTGAACGTGTTCTCCCACGACGCGGGGCACCTGTGGTGGGCGATGCTGGGGCAGCGCGGCGATCCTCACCTCGGCCTGCCGCACCTGCTGAGCTACCTGCTGATCGGCGGCGGGTTCTGGCTGGTCGCGGCGGCCTGGGACGTGTTGTACCGCGCGCAGCGGGAGGGACGGGTGGCGACCTCCGGCCCGTACGCGCGGGTCCGTCACCCGCAGTACGCCAGCTTCATCCTGATCCTGCTGGGGTTTCTGGTGCAGTGGCCGACCCTCCTGACCCTGCTGATGTTTCCCGTGCTGGTGGTGATGTACCTGCGGCTCGCCCGGCGCGAGGAGGCCGAGGCCCGTCAGGTGTTCGGGGAAGCCTACGCCCGCTACGCGGCCACCACCCCGGCGTTCTTCCCGGCGCTCAGACGGCCCGGCCAGACGGGGCGCGCCGGTCGTCCCGGATGA
- a CDS encoding phosphoketolase family protein, with protein MTPRPALSATPPGPSPLSPEELRLLDAYWRAANYLSVGQIYLLDNPLLREPLSLDHVKPRLLGHWGTTPGLNFIYAHLNRLIRAHDLSVLYVAGPGHGGPGLVANTYLEGTYSEVYPEVGQNEAGLRRLFKQFSFPGGIPSHVAPETPGSIHEGGELGYSLAHAYGAAFDHPGLLVACVVGDGEAETGALAASWHANKFLNPARDGAVLPILHLNGYKIANPTVLGRLDGAELEALLTGYGHRPYLVEGDDPAEMHGKMAATLEQVWADITAIQRAAREEGATSRPHWPLIVLRSPKGWTGPREVDGLPVEGTWRSHQVPLAGLFESPDHLRALEAWLRSYRPEELFDDSGRLRPELTALAPRGTRRMGANPVANGGLLLRPLELPDFRLYAVPVPRPGGVTAEATRVLGTFLRDVMAKNPVNFRLFGPDETASNRLDAVYGATTKTWLGPVLPTDEHLSPDGRVMELLSEQVLQGWLEGYLLTGRHGLFSCYEAFIHIVDSMFNQHAKWLKTTNDLPWRRPIASLNYLLTSHVWRQDHNGFSHQDPGFIDHVVNKKADVVRVYLPPDANTLLSVADHCLRSRQYVNVIVAGKQPAPQWLGMDEAARHCAAGVGIWSWASTDAGAEPDVVMACAGDVPTLETLAAVDLLREAFPDLKIRVVNVVDLMTLQPHEEHPHGLTHQEFDRLFTTDRPIIFAYHGYPWLIHRLTYRRTNHPNLHVRGYKEEGTTTTPFDMTVLNDLDRFHLALDVVNRVPRLREVGAHFGQRMRDRLAEHHAYIREHGDDLPEVKNWTWRG; from the coding sequence ATGACTCCCCGACCTGCCCTTTCCGCCACCCCGCCTGGCCCGTCGCCCCTGTCCCCCGAGGAACTGCGCCTGCTCGACGCGTACTGGCGCGCCGCGAACTACCTGTCGGTGGGCCAGATCTACCTGCTGGACAACCCGCTGCTGCGGGAACCCCTCAGCCTGGACCACGTCAAGCCCCGGCTCCTGGGCCACTGGGGCACCACACCCGGGCTGAACTTCATCTACGCCCACCTCAACCGGCTGATCCGGGCGCATGACTTGAGCGTGCTGTACGTCGCCGGTCCCGGGCACGGCGGCCCCGGCCTGGTGGCGAACACCTACCTGGAAGGCACCTACAGTGAGGTCTACCCGGAAGTGGGGCAGAACGAGGCGGGCCTGCGGCGGCTGTTCAAGCAGTTCTCCTTCCCCGGCGGTATTCCCAGCCACGTGGCCCCCGAGACGCCCGGCTCCATCCACGAGGGGGGCGAACTGGGTTACAGCCTCGCGCACGCGTATGGGGCCGCCTTCGACCACCCGGGGCTCCTCGTCGCCTGCGTGGTCGGCGACGGCGAGGCGGAGACGGGCGCCCTGGCGGCGAGCTGGCACGCCAACAAGTTCCTGAACCCGGCGCGGGACGGGGCGGTGCTGCCCATCCTGCACCTCAACGGGTACAAGATCGCCAATCCCACCGTGCTGGGCCGCCTGGACGGGGCGGAGCTGGAGGCGCTGCTCACGGGGTATGGGCACCGGCCCTACCTGGTGGAGGGCGACGATCCGGCCGAGATGCACGGCAAGATGGCCGCCACGCTGGAACAGGTCTGGGCCGACATCACGGCGATCCAGCGCGCGGCGCGGGAAGAGGGCGCGACCTCGCGGCCCCACTGGCCGCTGATCGTGCTGCGGAGTCCCAAGGGCTGGACCGGGCCGCGGGAGGTGGACGGCCTCCCCGTGGAGGGAACCTGGCGTTCCCACCAGGTGCCGCTCGCGGGGCTGTTCGAGTCTCCCGATCACCTGCGCGCCCTGGAGGCGTGGCTCCGCAGCTACCGTCCGGAGGAGCTCTTCGACGACAGCGGGCGGCTGCGGCCGGAACTCACGGCCCTCGCGCCACGGGGAACGCGGCGGATGGGGGCCAATCCGGTGGCGAACGGGGGACTGCTGCTGCGGCCCCTGGAGCTGCCCGATTTCCGCCTGTACGCCGTCCCCGTGCCCCGGCCCGGCGGGGTAACCGCCGAGGCGACCCGCGTGCTCGGCACCTTCCTGAGGGACGTGATGGCGAAGAACCCGGTGAACTTCCGGCTGTTCGGGCCGGACGAGACGGCCTCGAACCGTCTGGACGCCGTGTACGGGGCCACCACGAAGACGTGGCTGGGGCCAGTCCTCCCGACCGACGAGCACCTGTCCCCGGACGGGCGGGTCATGGAACTGCTGAGCGAGCAGGTGCTCCAGGGCTGGCTGGAGGGCTACCTGCTGACCGGACGGCACGGGCTGTTCTCGTGCTACGAGGCGTTCATCCACATCGTGGACTCGATGTTCAACCAGCACGCCAAGTGGCTGAAGACCACCAACGACCTCCCCTGGCGTCGACCGATCGCGAGCCTGAACTACCTGCTTACCTCGCACGTGTGGCGGCAGGACCACAACGGCTTCTCGCACCAGGACCCCGGCTTCATCGACCACGTGGTGAACAAGAAGGCGGACGTGGTGCGGGTGTACCTGCCGCCCGACGCGAACACGCTGCTCTCGGTGGCCGACCACTGCCTGCGCAGCCGCCAGTACGTGAACGTGATCGTGGCCGGGAAACAGCCCGCTCCCCAGTGGCTGGGCATGGACGAGGCCGCGCGCCACTGCGCGGCGGGCGTGGGCATCTGGTCCTGGGCGAGCACCGACGCGGGGGCGGAGCCCGACGTGGTGATGGCCTGCGCGGGGGACGTGCCCACCCTGGAGACGCTCGCGGCGGTGGACCTGCTGCGGGAGGCCTTCCCGGACCTGAAGATCCGGGTGGTGAACGTGGTGGACCTGATGACGCTGCAACCCCACGAGGAGCACCCCCACGGCCTCACCCACCAGGAGTTCGACCGCCTCTTCACCACCGACCGCCCCATCATCTTCGCGTATCACGGCTACCCCTGGTTGATCCACCGCCTCACCTACCGCCGCACGAACCACCCCAACCTGCATGTGCGCGGCTACAAGGAGGAGGGGACGACGACCACGCCCTTCGACATGACGGTGCTGAACGACCTCGACCGCTTCCACCTCGCCCTGGACGTGGTGAACCGGGTGCCGCGCCTGCGAGAGGTGGGGGCGCATTTCGGGCAGCGGATGCGCGACCGCCTCGCCGAGCACCACGCGTACATCCGGGAACACGGCGATGACCTGCCCGAGGTAAAGAACTGGACCTGGCGCGGCTGA
- a CDS encoding Rieske (2Fe-2S) protein: protein MNAPGSGASRTGERVRVGRVADLPEGSQTSVRVGDQNVLVIRDQGRFYALRNLCTHQNFPLEGGPVEDGAITCPKHGARFDLETGRALRLPAVKPVRLFRAEVEGEEVYVSPL from the coding sequence GTGAACGCACCAGGTTCAGGGGCGAGCCGGACGGGGGAGCGTGTCCGGGTCGGTCGGGTCGCCGACCTGCCCGAGGGTAGCCAGACCAGCGTCCGGGTGGGGGACCAGAACGTCCTCGTCATCCGGGATCAGGGCAGGTTCTACGCACTGCGCAATCTCTGCACCCACCAGAACTTTCCGCTGGAGGGTGGCCCGGTGGAGGACGGCGCGATCACCTGCCCCAAGCACGGGGCAAGATTCGATCTCGAGACCGGCCGGGCCCTGCGGCTGCCCGCCGTGAAGCCCGTGCGGCTCTTTCGCGCTGAGGTCGAGGGGGAGGAAGTCTATGTCTCACCGCTGTAA